A segment of the Romeriopsis navalis LEGE 11480 genome:
TTCAATGTTCCAGCCGCTAGTGCGAATTGACATTGAACTGCCTGAATTTATTGTGGCAAACATAGGATGTCACCATAGGGCCGCGACTCAAGCGGCTCACCAGGGAACATTGGATTAACAATCTTATAGTTATAGGAACGAATCAAATCCACAATAATTTGAGCCGATGCGCCATTCTTTTTTAACAGATCATTCGTAATCTCGGACAAAATCACGGGCCGATGCTTCGAGAGCAGCGTATCTGCCCCTTGCAAGACAAGATGTTCTGCCCCTTCCACATCAATCTTGACAAAGCCTGGATTTAGCTTATGCTCATCCACCAAAGCATCCAGGGTTGAACTCGGAACTTTATAAGAAATATATTCCTCTTGGACGATCGACGGATGTTCCATCACACCCAAACTTGAATATTCTTCCTTACCTGGAATCGTATTAATCTCAAATTCACCCATCGCATTTGAAGCAACACCGTTATAGGTAATAACCTGTGACGTAACTTCGTTTAACTCTAAATTCTTCGTCAAACGCTCAAACGCATTCTTGGTCGGCTCAACCGCTAATACGCGTTGACCAGCCGCAACTTTTTTCGCAAATAAGACACTATAGAACCCAATATTTGCACCAATATCAATAATGTCTTTCTGGACATCGATATGTTGGACACAACGCTCTACCAAGGTTGGCTCATAGTAGCCATAGGTCAATAGACGCCGAAACAAAGTTGAACGCTTATCAATAAAGAAATCCCCATCAAACTCCGCCACGCGAATTACTGGGTCACTGACCAACAGCTGGCATAGACGATCGTAGACCTCAACCTTAGGACTAAGTTTGCGCTGCGCCCAATGCCGCCTTGCCGCCACCGCCGGAGAGACTAAGCCAGTCAGCAGAGGGCTATCAGCAATTTTCGATTTAAGTGAAGACATATCAGTTTAGAACCTAGATTAATATGGTCAAATGTTCAGCTAGAAAACTTAGAAAAGTTCGATTAAAAATCTCAAATACAGCACCTTAGAAAGCCTTTGACAACGACAACTTAAATCGCTCACCCAGTAGGATTTTGGCAATCCATACAACTTGAGCCGCAGCAATCAAGCACCGGTAATAGATGGGAACGTCAACCGGTAGCAATATACCGGCCAGGCCTAAACTGAGAAAAACGACTGAATCCCAGCCTATCCATTGTAGTAATAAGCGCATCTTGATGTCCAGCGCTTTCAGCGCGATTAAAGTTAAGGCAAAGACCCCTAAAAAACCGGCATTTCCAATAATTGCGCCAAAAAAACCAAATAATGAGGAACCCCAGTAAATCATCGAGAGTGATAGCAGGCTACAAACCAAGATAACCTTCATTAATAAACCACCTTTATTCAAGCCCAACAGGAAGAAATAGG
Coding sequences within it:
- a CDS encoding FkbM family methyltransferase codes for the protein MSSLKSKIADSPLLTGLVSPAVAARRHWAQRKLSPKVEVYDRLCQLLVSDPVIRVAEFDGDFFIDKRSTLFRRLLTYGYYEPTLVERCVQHIDVQKDIIDIGANIGFYSVLFAKKVAAGQRVLAVEPTKNAFERLTKNLELNEVTSQVITYNGVASNAMGEFEINTIPGKEEYSSLGVMEHPSIVQEEYISYKVPSSTLDALVDEHKLNPGFVKIDVEGAEHLVLQGADTLLSKHRPVILSEITNDLLKKNGASAQIIVDLIRSYNYKIVNPMFPGEPLESRPYGDILCLPQ